The following are from one region of the Fusarium verticillioides 7600 chromosome 1, whole genome shotgun sequence genome:
- a CDS encoding adenosine deaminase yields MCKSQFHSFLKALPKVEQHLHIEGTLEPELLFSLAEKNGIKLPEDPVYESADKLRERYGRFTSLDDFLHYYYLGMSVLITENDFETLAYQYFQRAASENVRHAEIFFDPQAHIARGVSYDTVVAGLTAAKRRAQKELGITVELIVCILRHLPVPESHALVDTLLDRGHFNDGTLTGFGMVSSEKAFPPELFTEVYARVAKTGTHLTTHAGEEAPPSFITASLEHLKVSRIDHGLAAAQDPELLKRLAANRTLLTFCPWSNVALCNLPELADAPVRKFLDAGVLFSVNSDDPAYFGAYVQEVYCRVQDTFSLSVKDWAWIVRGAVKESWCSDERKQKILRELEQVLEEYKDLKA; encoded by the coding sequence ATGTGCAAATCTCAGTTCCACAGCTTCCTCAAGGCCTTGCCAAAGGTTGAGCAGCATCTCCATATTGAGGGAACTCTTGAGCCtgaacttctcttctccctcgctGAGAAGAACGGGATCAAATTGCCAGAGGATCCTGTCTACGAGTCGGCTGACAAGTTGCGAGAGCGATATGGGAGATTCACATCCCTCGATGATTTCCTGCACTACTACTACCTCGGGATGAGCGTGCTTATCACCGAAAACGACTTTGAGACTCTTGCGTACCAGTATTTCCAGCGCGCGGCGAGCGAAAACGTCCGGCATGCTGAGATCTTCTTCGATCCTCAGGCGCACATCGCTCGAGGTGTCAGCTACGACACTGTCGTCGCAGGACTTACAGCTGCCAAGCGTCGTGCTCAGAAGGAGTTGGGGATTACTGTCGAGCTGATTGTCTGTATCCTTCGCCATCTACCTGTTCCCGAGTCTCATGCTCTGGTCGATACTCTTCTTGACCGTGGCCACTTCAACGATGGTACCCTGACAGGCTTCGGCATGGTCTCGAGCGAGAAGGCGTTCCCTCCTGAGCTCTTCACAGAGGTCTATGCCCGTGTGGCAAAGACTGGCACTCATCTCACCACTCACGCCGGTGAGGAAGCACCACCTTCTTTCATCACTGCCTCACTCGAGCACCTGAAAGTCTCGCGCATCGACCACGGTCTCGCAGCTGCTCAGGACCCAGAACTCCTCAAGAGACTGGCCGCCAACCGCACCCTCTTGACTTTCTGCCCCTGGTCTAACGTAGCTCTCTGCAACCTGCCTGAACTCGCCGACGCCCCTGTGCGCAAGTTCCTCGATGCTGGTGTCCTCTTCAGCGTCAACAGCGACGATCCTGCTTACTTTGGCGCCTACGTCCAGGAAGTCTACTGCCGTGTCCAGGATACCTTCAGCCTCTCCGTCAAGGACTGGGCATGGATCGTCCGCGGTGCTGTTAAGGAAAGCTGGTGCTCTGATGAGCGCAAGCAGAAGATTCTCAGAGAGCTGGAGCAAGTGTTGGAGGAGTATAAGGATTTGAAGGCGTGA